From a single Labrenzia sp. PHM005 genomic region:
- a CDS encoding SRPBCC domain-containing protein: MTELPEYVLTRKFNAPRDLVWKTWTDPDLLARWYGPGVETVIHQLDVKPGGLWLNEMRMGGGSHYQRVEYLEVSEPDRLVWLHCVSDADWNIAANPMMPDWPRTLMTTVTFSDDGENTELRLTWVPHEATDAEIACFAKAISSLDQGWGKGMEMLTELLAKLQKEPA; the protein is encoded by the coding sequence ATGACTGAATTGCCTGAATATGTCCTGACCCGGAAATTTAATGCACCTCGCGATCTTGTTTGGAAGACATGGACCGATCCGGACTTGCTAGCCCGCTGGTACGGGCCGGGTGTTGAAACAGTCATTCACCAGCTTGACGTGAAACCCGGTGGTCTGTGGCTTAACGAAATGCGCATGGGCGGTGGATCGCATTATCAGCGGGTCGAATATCTGGAGGTCAGTGAACCGGATAGGCTCGTGTGGCTGCATTGTGTTTCAGACGCGGATTGGAATATCGCGGCGAACCCAATGATGCCGGATTGGCCACGCACCTTGATGACGACGGTAACCTTCAGTGACGATGGCGAAAACACCGAACTTCGGCTCACCTGGGTACCCCATGAGGCGACCGACGCCGAAATCGCCTGCTTCGCCAAGGCCATTTCAAGTCTAGATCAAGGCTGGGGCAAAGGCATGGAAATGCTCACAGAATTGCTTGCGAAACTGCAAAAGGAACCGGCTTAA
- a CDS encoding ATP-binding protein, with amino-acid sequence MTVSQPPFEGSANLQSTETPKRRLRDARWTLLAGGVVLLGLITVYGIPPWVGLLGFAAMIIATIMVPRNAASRRVKVKAQREMRRMWPGTGMKVTVDALPSPCFVADARGITRYVNSEAMTVYPGAKPGDPLSFSLRAPSLLEAFDRVCSSGEAERISWIEKVPTETWLEAHIAPMYMPGTAETARPQELPDFVLVVVQDLTENRRLERMRTDFVANASHELRTPLASLTGFVETLQGPARDDAEARDRFLAIMLDQASRMRRLIDDILSLSRIELRAHVRPQTMVDFCEIVRHTNDALSPLAQDMNVEIRLDLPETPVMIAGERDELIQVTENLVENALKYGSTGKVVDVTLKPGEACEDGAEWLLAVRDYGEGIAPEHLPRLTERFYRVDVDSSRAMKGTGLGLAIVKHILTRHRARLDVDSEPGKGATFKVTISE; translated from the coding sequence ATGACCGTGTCCCAGCCCCCCTTCGAAGGAAGCGCAAATTTGCAAAGCACTGAGACTCCCAAGCGCCGGCTCAGGGATGCGCGCTGGACGCTTTTGGCTGGCGGGGTGGTCCTCTTGGGGCTTATTACGGTTTACGGAATACCGCCTTGGGTGGGGCTTCTCGGATTTGCCGCCATGATAATTGCCACGATCATGGTGCCACGCAATGCCGCCAGCCGTCGGGTCAAGGTCAAGGCGCAGCGGGAAATGCGGCGCATGTGGCCAGGCACAGGCATGAAGGTAACCGTGGATGCCTTGCCGTCGCCCTGTTTTGTTGCGGATGCCCGCGGTATTACCCGCTATGTCAATTCCGAGGCGATGACGGTCTACCCCGGCGCGAAGCCAGGTGACCCGTTGTCATTTTCCCTGCGGGCGCCGTCACTCCTAGAAGCTTTTGACCGGGTGTGCTCATCGGGGGAGGCTGAGCGGATCAGTTGGATCGAAAAAGTCCCGACAGAAACCTGGCTGGAAGCGCATATCGCACCAATGTATATGCCCGGCACTGCAGAGACGGCCCGGCCACAGGAATTGCCAGACTTTGTGCTCGTGGTGGTTCAGGATCTAACGGAAAACAGGCGCCTCGAGCGGATGCGGACAGATTTTGTTGCCAATGCAAGCCACGAATTGCGCACGCCTCTTGCTTCCTTAACGGGGTTTGTTGAAACTCTGCAAGGTCCGGCCCGCGATGACGCTGAAGCACGAGACCGATTTTTGGCCATCATGTTGGATCAAGCCAGCCGGATGCGCCGTTTGATCGACGATATCCTATCTTTGTCACGAATTGAGTTAAGGGCGCACGTCCGGCCGCAAACGATGGTCGACTTCTGCGAGATCGTCCGGCACACCAATGATGCGCTAAGCCCCTTGGCCCAGGACATGAACGTAGAAATCCGGCTAGATTTGCCGGAGACACCGGTGATGATTGCAGGCGAACGGGATGAGCTCATCCAAGTGACGGAGAACCTTGTCGAGAACGCGCTCAAATACGGCAGCACAGGCAAAGTCGTTGATGTCACTTTGAAACCAGGTGAAGCCTGTGAGGACGGTGCGGAGTGGCTATTGGCGGTCCGTGACTACGGCGAAGGAATTGCGCCAGAGCATTTGCCGCGGCTAACGGAACGGTTTTATCGGGTCGATGTGGATTCGAGCCGGGCGATGAAAGGCACCGGATTGGGGCTTGCCATCGTCAAACACATTTTGACGCGCCACAGGGCCCGTCTCGATGTGGACAGCGAGCCCGGCAAGGGCGCAACTTTCAAAGTGACAATTTCCGAATAG
- a CDS encoding GNAT family N-acetyltransferase, which produces MTPLFQKTVWSALSSRQSHLSIGNGLARRFDPEISPFAASKDNSPEALSALADLIAPGDDRVYLMQAAEIALPGALEAEMTTFGVLMTQNHPISPSSELEITPLGTSDVAEMVALADLTKPGPFTKRTPELGPFWGIRVDGRLAAMAGTRLDFDGFTEVSGVCTHPDFRGRGLASELSLFVADQICQRGDTPILHAFANNTAAITLYEKLGFELWRQINVAVVKRTD; this is translated from the coding sequence ATGACCCCGCTCTTTCAAAAAACCGTCTGGTCCGCCCTATCCTCCCGTCAATCCCATCTGTCTATCGGGAATGGATTGGCCCGGCGTTTCGATCCGGAGATTTCCCCCTTTGCTGCCAGCAAAGACAATTCTCCAGAAGCGCTGTCTGCGTTGGCGGATCTGATCGCACCGGGTGATGACCGGGTGTATCTGATGCAAGCGGCCGAGATTGCGCTTCCGGGCGCGCTCGAAGCGGAAATGACCACTTTTGGTGTCTTGATGACCCAAAACCACCCGATTTCGCCATCATCAGAGCTCGAGATCACACCTCTCGGCACCTCCGATGTTGCCGAAATGGTAGCTCTGGCAGATCTCACCAAACCAGGCCCCTTTACCAAGCGCACACCTGAACTCGGGCCCTTCTGGGGCATCCGGGTCGATGGCAGATTGGCTGCTATGGCTGGAACCCGGCTCGATTTCGATGGTTTTACAGAAGTCAGTGGTGTCTGTACGCACCCGGACTTCCGCGGGCGCGGTTTGGCTTCCGAGCTGTCGCTCTTTGTAGCAGATCAAATCTGCCAACGGGGGGACACGCCGATCCTGCACGCGTTTGCAAACAACACAGCGGCCATCACACTTTATGAAAAACTCGGCTTCGAACTGTGGCGGCAGATCAACGTTGCGGTCGTCAAGCGGACCGATTGA
- a CDS encoding DnaJ C-terminal domain-containing protein: MRDPYSVLGVAKSANEGDIKKAFRKLAKKYHPDQNKDDPGAQQRFAEVNQAYEIIGDKDKRSQFDRGEIDAEGKPKFQSRGFEGFSGFEDFGAAGGSRGFRSSGGAGAGAGAGGFDDILNDILGGFGGRGKRGGPGQGASGFAGAGGAHARRPSAVKGKNADLIAAVSLEDIINSGKAQVTLPSGKTVNVTLPKGVVEGEKIRLKGQGHPGEQGGAAGDAMIEVRFRTHKLFEVKGSDLHLDLPVALYEAILGAKIRTPTLSGAVNLTIPANSSSGKTMRLKGKGLPTKNGGHGDLLVKLQIMLPPHGDDELDTLMKAWKEITPYRVRGPEFD; encoded by the coding sequence ATGCGTGATCCCTATAGCGTCCTCGGAGTGGCGAAATCCGCCAACGAGGGCGACATCAAAAAGGCCTTTCGAAAGCTGGCCAAAAAGTACCACCCGGATCAGAACAAGGATGATCCCGGCGCACAGCAACGCTTTGCTGAAGTCAATCAAGCCTATGAAATCATTGGCGACAAAGACAAGCGCAGCCAGTTCGATCGGGGTGAAATCGATGCGGAAGGCAAACCGAAGTTCCAGTCGCGGGGCTTTGAAGGCTTTTCCGGTTTCGAGGACTTTGGCGCAGCTGGAGGAAGCCGTGGCTTCCGGTCATCCGGCGGTGCAGGAGCCGGAGCTGGAGCAGGCGGTTTTGACGATATCCTGAACGATATTCTGGGTGGTTTCGGTGGCCGGGGCAAACGCGGAGGCCCAGGACAGGGCGCTAGCGGATTTGCTGGTGCTGGCGGAGCCCATGCGCGCAGGCCGTCTGCTGTCAAAGGGAAAAACGCCGACCTGATCGCGGCTGTCTCTCTTGAAGACATCATCAATTCGGGAAAAGCCCAAGTTACACTACCCAGCGGCAAGACAGTGAATGTCACGCTTCCAAAAGGCGTTGTGGAAGGCGAAAAGATCCGGCTGAAGGGCCAGGGACATCCGGGCGAACAGGGCGGTGCGGCAGGCGATGCCATGATTGAAGTCCGGTTCCGGACGCACAAACTGTTCGAGGTGAAAGGATCCGATCTACACCTTGACCTGCCGGTAGCCCTTTATGAAGCTATTCTGGGTGCCAAGATCCGCACGCCAACACTTTCCGGCGCCGTCAATCTGACAATCCCAGCGAACTCTTCCAGCGGTAAAACCATGCGGCTGAAGGGCAAAGGCCTGCCGACCAAAAACGGTGGGCATGGCGACCTTCTGGTCAAGCTACAGATTATGCTGCCGCCACATGGCGACGATGAACTGGACACCTTGATGAAAGCCTGGAAGGAAATCACGCCTTACCGGGTCCGTGGTCCGGAATTCGACTAA
- a CDS encoding MarR family winged helix-turn-helix transcriptional regulator, with protein MPKDIVRTLGYATLGSRLKRLGELLQAQTAELALGVSQVQLPVPQNPVLAALDTNGPMSIGELAKALGQSQPGITRMINQMKKDGLVHAAAGTHDQRVRKIALTDRGNQLVQELKTSLWPATAQAVSDACQDLSGPLLDQLTQLESALSVRPLKARTNADTLPDWDAIQTNGDQNT; from the coding sequence ATGCCAAAAGACATCGTCAGAACGCTTGGCTACGCCACCTTGGGATCTCGGCTCAAGCGCCTCGGCGAATTGCTGCAGGCCCAGACGGCGGAGCTGGCACTGGGCGTTTCTCAAGTCCAATTGCCAGTACCGCAGAACCCTGTTCTGGCGGCGCTGGACACAAACGGTCCCATGAGCATCGGCGAATTGGCCAAGGCCTTGGGGCAAAGCCAGCCAGGTATCACCCGCATGATCAATCAAATGAAAAAGGACGGTCTCGTCCACGCTGCGGCCGGCACTCACGACCAGCGCGTCCGGAAAATCGCCTTGACCGACCGGGGAAATCAGCTGGTACAGGAACTGAAAACAAGTCTCTGGCCGGCAACCGCACAGGCAGTTTCGGATGCGTGCCAAGACCTTTCAGGACCCTTGCTTGATCAGTTAACCCAACTGGAGAGCGCGCTCTCAGTCAGGCCGCTAAAGGCACGAACCAACGCTGACACCCTCCCTGATTGGGATGCCATACAGACGAACGGAGATCAAAACACATGA
- a CDS encoding helix-turn-helix transcriptional regulator, with the protein MEQFGYIPATPNLDAVFAALADPTRRAILTKLAQGEASVTELAEPFEISQPAVSKHLKVLERAGLIERGMDKQKRPAQLKAEPMKAAVAWLEEFKRFWTGSFDQLDDLLEDLKAAQGQKGEVND; encoded by the coding sequence ATGGAACAATTTGGTTATATACCTGCGACGCCTAACCTGGATGCGGTGTTTGCCGCGCTCGCTGATCCGACGCGCCGGGCGATCCTGACAAAGTTGGCGCAAGGCGAAGCGTCTGTCACAGAGCTCGCTGAGCCTTTCGAAATCAGCCAGCCGGCGGTTTCAAAACACTTGAAAGTTTTGGAGCGGGCCGGGCTGATTGAACGGGGAATGGACAAGCAAAAGCGACCGGCGCAGCTCAAGGCCGAGCCGATGAAAGCTGCCGTTGCCTGGTTAGAAGAGTTCAAGCGGTTTTGGACAGGAAGTTTCGATCAACTGGATGATTTGTTGGAAGATTTGAAGGCCGCTCAAGGCCAAAAGGGAGAAGTGAATGACTGA
- a CDS encoding SRPBCC family protein — protein sequence MTEQTATEYECRFESVIALPRPKAFKLVVDHPELWWTSPFKKTRGERLDVSIDPFIGGACYQLDGNGQQQVWGTVLSIEEPLYLRIAWQVSQAGEQIADPAAASRVMINFREAGEVTRLEVVHSKFLRHGESGGDYMREMMQPDGWPRILKNMSDAAKAMR from the coding sequence ATGACCGAACAAACCGCAACTGAATATGAGTGCCGGTTTGAAAGCGTGATCGCATTGCCGCGGCCAAAAGCGTTTAAGCTGGTTGTTGATCATCCGGAACTTTGGTGGACATCACCGTTTAAAAAGACGCGCGGTGAACGCCTTGACGTCAGCATCGATCCATTTATCGGTGGTGCCTGTTATCAGCTTGATGGCAACGGCCAGCAACAGGTGTGGGGCACGGTCCTGTCGATTGAGGAACCGCTTTATCTCAGGATCGCCTGGCAGGTGTCGCAAGCGGGTGAACAGATTGCTGATCCTGCAGCGGCGAGCCGGGTGATGATCAATTTCCGGGAGGCAGGCGAGGTTACGCGCCTGGAAGTCGTTCACAGCAAGTTTCTGCGCCACGGGGAAAGTGGCGGTGATTATATGCGGGAAATGATGCAACCGGACGGCTGGCCACGTATTTTGAAGAATATGTCTGACGCTGCAAAAGCAATGCGTTAG
- a CDS encoding CorA family divalent cation transporter has translation MIIAYCPSVDGLERIELTDGAPLPATSIWIDLLSPTPEERAEAEKLMGAVIPTQEDITSIETSERLYLEPGAVVMTAQMPGAVQTLDPVETSVTFVLNAKRLITVRYGEPGSLTFLARKVQSDTSIAHLGPAIMFAFLDIIVDRCADEMETASASYDGLAMKVFGDGLNTRKTSSYKIAIKQLGRIGLRVAKMHDVCASLSRLLLYMATHAKRLNLSEKQIEDCKMFGRDIHSIKEHGDALDNKLTFLLDATVGLVSLEQNQISKIFTVLGLIFLPPTLIASVYGMNFVNMPELHWEQGFLFSIGLMLTSVAVTFFAFRWMRLL, from the coding sequence ATGATTATTGCCTATTGCCCTTCTGTCGACGGACTTGAGCGCATCGAACTGACCGATGGCGCGCCCCTGCCGGCCACATCGATCTGGATCGACCTTCTAAGCCCGACACCAGAAGAACGTGCCGAAGCAGAAAAGTTGATGGGCGCGGTTATTCCAACACAGGAAGACATCACATCCATTGAAACGTCAGAACGGCTTTACTTGGAACCTGGCGCCGTTGTCATGACCGCCCAAATGCCTGGGGCAGTCCAAACCTTGGATCCGGTGGAAACTTCAGTAACCTTTGTGCTGAACGCTAAACGGCTCATCACGGTCCGTTATGGCGAACCGGGCTCCCTGACTTTCCTGGCGCGCAAAGTTCAATCCGACACGAGCATCGCTCATTTGGGTCCAGCGATAATGTTTGCATTCCTCGACATCATCGTCGACCGCTGCGCCGATGAAATGGAAACCGCGTCAGCAAGCTATGATGGCTTGGCAATGAAAGTCTTCGGGGACGGGCTCAACACCCGAAAGACATCCAGCTATAAGATCGCGATCAAGCAGCTTGGCAGAATTGGCTTGAGGGTCGCAAAAATGCATGACGTATGTGCCAGCTTGTCCCGCTTGCTCCTTTACATGGCCACCCACGCCAAGCGCCTGAACCTAAGCGAGAAGCAGATCGAGGACTGCAAGATGTTTGGCCGCGATATTCACTCGATCAAAGAGCACGGTGATGCGCTGGACAACAAACTCACGTTTTTGCTCGATGCCACAGTTGGCCTGGTCTCCCTGGAACAGAACCAGATTTCCAAGATCTTCACCGTTCTTGGGCTGATCTTCCTGCCGCCGACCCTGATTGCCTCTGTCTACGGCATGAATTTCGTCAATATGCCGGAACTGCACTGGGAACAGGGGTTCCTGTTCTCCATTGGTCTCATGCTTACCTCTGTCGCGGTAACGTTCTTCGCCTTCCGCTGGATGCGGCTTCTTTGA
- a CDS encoding DUF1499 domain-containing protein, with translation MKRYPDHKSRAAPASRSFGAVAFALALITVLGMRFGLVTPDIFVLSLAAAAVLALLAIICALTAFLRIWSLGGSGIGSSILGGFLGLLALTAPVAVLGMLIVKPELTDVSTDPDDPPFLIEFAPKTEQAVLVWAMAIVQETGWVSIKMPVEQTRSLAEMQFGLYPDIVPRRYRISPGELHAASKKAVETLRWRIIDELPPDLLDAPTALWAEETTQLLGLKHDVALRVRPDPVGALLDVRARSQSPLRELSSNADVIRSVLSEVDKVLLETYGNLERLAVEEADLEDEIPLETYEPERKTVPLPGFKPFFETEEGLSADAFELDDLEG, from the coding sequence ATGAAGCGGTATCCAGATCACAAGTCGAGAGCGGCACCGGCAAGCCGGTCCTTTGGTGCGGTCGCGTTTGCGCTTGCCTTGATCACAGTCCTGGGCATGCGGTTCGGCTTGGTAACGCCGGATATCTTCGTTTTGTCGTTGGCGGCGGCGGCCGTCCTTGCGTTGCTGGCCATCATCTGTGCTCTGACAGCTTTTTTGCGAATTTGGAGCCTCGGTGGAAGCGGTATTGGCTCTTCTATTCTCGGAGGATTTCTGGGTTTGCTGGCCCTTACAGCACCGGTAGCCGTTCTGGGGATGTTGATTGTAAAGCCGGAGTTGACAGATGTTTCAACAGATCCGGATGATCCTCCGTTTTTAATTGAGTTTGCTCCAAAAACTGAGCAAGCAGTCCTTGTTTGGGCGATGGCTATTGTTCAGGAAACTGGATGGGTGTCGATCAAGATGCCGGTCGAACAAACCAGGTCCCTGGCGGAAATGCAGTTTGGACTTTATCCGGATATCGTTCCGCGGCGGTACCGGATCTCTCCGGGAGAACTCCATGCGGCCTCAAAAAAGGCAGTTGAAACCCTGCGATGGCGGATAATTGATGAACTTCCGCCGGATCTGTTGGATGCGCCGACGGCTTTGTGGGCCGAAGAAACCACCCAATTACTTGGTTTGAAACACGACGTTGCATTGCGGGTTCGGCCGGACCCTGTCGGAGCACTTCTAGATGTTCGTGCCCGCTCACAATCCCCTTTGCGGGAACTTTCCAGCAATGCAGATGTTATTCGTAGCGTGTTATCTGAAGTCGACAAGGTTCTGCTTGAGACTTACGGCAATTTGGAGCGTCTGGCGGTCGAAGAAGCGGATTTGGAAGATGAAATTCCTCTGGAAACCTATGAGCCGGAGCGGAAAACAGTGCCGCTTCCTGGTTTCAAGCCGTTCTTCGAAACTGAAGAAGGTCTGTCTGCAGATGCCTTCGAGCTCGATGACCTCGAAGGCTGA
- the pdxH gene encoding pyridoxamine 5'-phosphate oxidase, which yields MTDLKNPHEELTKGNFVDAEKPFDLFDEWLEDAKGSEMNDPNALALSTVDPDGLPNVRMVLLKGFDETGFVFYTNLESAKGHELLSAQKAAMCFHWKSLRRQVRIRGEIVQVSDQEADEYYQSRPRGSRIGAWASKQSRPLESRFALEKEVAKFTAKFGVSDIPRPDHWSGLRLVPSEIEFWADRPFRLHDRVQFTRSAPSEPWSKQRLYP from the coding sequence ATGACAGACCTTAAGAATCCGCACGAAGAGTTAACAAAGGGTAACTTTGTTGACGCAGAGAAACCGTTTGACCTGTTTGATGAATGGCTTGAAGACGCAAAGGGTTCAGAGATGAACGATCCGAATGCGCTGGCGCTGTCGACGGTCGACCCGGACGGCCTGCCAAACGTCCGCATGGTTCTTTTAAAGGGTTTCGATGAAACAGGTTTTGTCTTTTACACAAACCTGGAAAGTGCCAAGGGGCATGAACTGCTGTCGGCACAAAAAGCCGCCATGTGTTTTCATTGGAAAAGTCTGAGACGGCAGGTTCGCATCCGCGGGGAGATTGTTCAGGTCTCTGATCAAGAGGCCGATGAATACTACCAGTCCCGGCCACGTGGCAGCCGCATTGGCGCCTGGGCGTCCAAGCAGTCCCGGCCGCTGGAGAGCCGGTTTGCGCTGGAAAAGGAAGTGGCCAAATTCACTGCCAAGTTTGGCGTTAGTGATATTCCACGCCCGGATCACTGGTCAGGCCTGCGCTTGGTCCCCAGCGAAATCGAGTTCTGGGCCGACCGGCCGTTCCGCCTGCATGACCGGGTCCAATTTACGCGCAGCGCGCCATCTGAACCTTGGAGCAAGCAACGGCTCTACCCGTAA
- a CDS encoding DMT family transporter has protein sequence MFTVIPALAAVSASFGWASGIVLAQRPARELGAFEFTRIQLIACAALMSGLASALGLWPGLHSIDVPAYTVSVIAGVLLGNLAMIACLRHGGPRLTELLLCLKAPLVAMMAYLWLGETLSLSDMVGGAVVIGGIIMAIQATTPEESQQHRSAKTLWKVVLLGTAAAACQGGGFLAVKPMLEQGAEPIAVAAIRLTGAAVLISLIGLWPAGIMRSQAEGSPYLLFRTVLPGIIGYGVSSSLLLYAFAYMEAGLAAVLGSLSPIFVLPILWRTTKQRPTPKAVSGAVLAVVGTAIIVLT, from the coding sequence ATGTTCACGGTCATTCCGGCACTGGCCGCCGTTTCCGCATCTTTCGGCTGGGCATCTGGCATCGTTCTGGCGCAACGGCCGGCGCGGGAACTGGGCGCCTTTGAGTTTACCCGCATTCAGCTCATCGCCTGTGCGGCGTTGATGTCAGGGCTCGCCAGTGCGCTGGGGCTTTGGCCGGGCCTTCATTCGATTGACGTGCCTGCTTACACCGTCAGTGTGATTGCAGGCGTTTTGCTCGGAAACCTCGCCATGATCGCCTGTTTGCGCCATGGTGGTCCCAGGCTGACCGAACTGCTGCTGTGCCTGAAGGCCCCTTTGGTGGCGATGATGGCTTATCTCTGGCTCGGCGAAACCTTGTCTCTGTCTGATATGGTTGGCGGGGCTGTCGTCATCGGCGGTATTATCATGGCAATCCAAGCGACCACGCCTGAAGAAAGCCAACAACACCGGTCCGCAAAGACCTTGTGGAAGGTCGTTCTCCTTGGAACGGCCGCCGCAGCGTGTCAGGGCGGCGGGTTTCTTGCGGTCAAACCAATGCTGGAGCAAGGCGCCGAACCAATTGCTGTTGCCGCCATCCGGCTGACCGGTGCTGCGGTTTTGATTTCGCTGATCGGTTTGTGGCCGGCAGGGATCATGCGTTCGCAAGCGGAAGGCAGCCCCTATCTTCTTTTCCGGACGGTTTTGCCCGGTATCATCGGGTACGGCGTATCGTCGTCTCTGCTGCTCTATGCCTTTGCTTACATGGAAGCCGGCCTTGCTGCTGTCCTTGGGTCTTTGTCGCCGATATTTGTATTGCCGATCCTGTGGCGAACAACAAAACAGCGCCCGACACCAAAAGCGGTCTCGGGCGCTGTTTTGGCGGTGGTCGGCACCGCCATCATTGTTTTGACTTGA
- a CDS encoding RT0821/Lpp0805 family surface protein, giving the protein MRSYTARHNKIYPLKNRSVMVCAVLLGGALAGCGQMGMQVGTDDLKTPTVLTGSIPSAADVAYSDLSPEDRLAIAANLDALNADLERGSNLDGLSLPWLNAVSGNSGTVSEVSSSAFPQTGCLTFKTTANTIAGIKLYSGTACRDITQNFAVTALAVADA; this is encoded by the coding sequence ATGCGTTCATATACTGCCAGACATAACAAGATCTACCCCTTGAAAAACCGTTCTGTGATGGTTTGCGCTGTTCTGTTGGGGGGAGCACTTGCCGGCTGCGGCCAGATGGGCATGCAGGTCGGCACCGATGACCTCAAAACACCAACGGTTCTGACCGGGTCCATCCCGTCTGCCGCAGATGTTGCTTACTCAGACCTTAGCCCGGAAGACCGGCTGGCCATTGCCGCCAACCTCGACGCACTGAACGCGGACCTTGAACGCGGTTCCAATCTCGATGGGCTGAGCCTGCCGTGGCTCAATGCAGTCAGCGGCAATTCTGGAACGGTTTCTGAAGTCAGCTCCTCGGCCTTCCCGCAGACCGGATGCCTGACGTTTAAGACCACCGCCAACACTATTGCCGGGATCAAACTTTATTCCGGCACAGCGTGCCGCGACATCACACAGAACTTCGCAGTGACCGCCTTGGCCGTTGCCGACGCTTGA
- a CDS encoding ClbS/DfsB family four-helix bundle protein: MPATSKQELLEVTQKEWVKLSEVLAELPAMLRLEKDTDGISAKDIVGHRAHWIELFLGWYRDGQAGNPVHIPAEGYKWSETARYNADLRDRQAGFSWVSVTAMLEANHSELLALIENLSDKDLYGSPMKGSRSKWTAGRFAEAAGPSHYRSAAKYLKKRMRAAKAERP; the protein is encoded by the coding sequence ATGCCGGCAACATCCAAGCAAGAACTGCTTGAGGTCACTCAGAAAGAATGGGTGAAATTGTCGGAAGTGCTCGCCGAATTACCTGCCATGCTGCGCCTTGAAAAGGACACCGATGGAATTTCCGCCAAGGATATTGTTGGCCATCGCGCCCATTGGATCGAACTCTTCCTTGGCTGGTATCGCGACGGGCAAGCGGGAAACCCGGTCCATATTCCAGCGGAGGGGTACAAATGGTCTGAGACGGCGCGGTACAATGCGGATTTAAGAGACAGGCAGGCCGGGTTTTCCTGGGTTTCCGTTACTGCGATGCTCGAAGCCAATCACAGCGAACTCTTGGCACTCATCGAGAATCTCTCTGACAAAGACCTCTATGGTAGTCCTATGAAAGGCAGCCGCAGCAAGTGGACGGCGGGGCGCTTCGCCGAAGCTGCCGGGCCAAGCCACTATCGTTCAGCAGCGAAGTATTTGAAAAAACGGATGCGCGCTGCCAAAGCAGAGCGGCCGTGA
- a CDS encoding MBL fold metallo-hydrolase has protein sequence MKHDRTFDPRYGERVEILPGLCRLTANNPGPFTFHGTNTYILGQKNLVVVDPGPADPAHVDTILSVIEGARVEAILITHTHVDHSPAARLLQERTGAPIIGCAPHRAARALMEGEVNPLDASGDKDYTPDQETVDGETFEVAGITFHAIATPGHTANHLCFALEGEDILISGDHVMAWSTSIVAAPDGSMRDYMASIDKMLARFETTYLPGHGGIVRDAPAYVEQLKQHRLNRERSILSELGDKSRSIPEIVAKLYADVDPKLHGAAGLSVFAHLEDLTERGRTAADPGLALDASFRLLD, from the coding sequence ATGAAACATGACCGGACTTTTGATCCCCGCTATGGGGAACGCGTTGAAATTTTGCCTGGCCTTTGCCGTTTGACGGCAAACAACCCAGGCCCGTTCACATTTCACGGGACCAACACTTATATCCTGGGCCAAAAGAACCTCGTGGTGGTCGACCCCGGACCGGCAGATCCCGCACATGTGGACACGATCCTCTCGGTCATTGAAGGCGCGCGCGTCGAAGCCATTTTGATCACACACACTCATGTGGATCATTCCCCCGCTGCCCGGCTTCTTCAGGAAAGGACAGGGGCTCCCATCATCGGTTGCGCACCGCACCGTGCCGCCCGCGCTCTTATGGAAGGTGAAGTCAATCCACTGGATGCCAGCGGCGACAAAGACTATACGCCCGATCAAGAAACGGTAGACGGTGAAACGTTCGAAGTGGCTGGTATCACCTTTCATGCAATCGCAACGCCTGGTCACACGGCGAACCATCTGTGTTTTGCCCTGGAGGGGGAAGACATTTTGATCAGTGGCGACCATGTGATGGCTTGGTCAACGTCTATCGTCGCCGCACCCGACGGGTCGATGCGCGATTATATGGCGTCGATAGACAAAATGCTTGCCCGGTTCGAAACAACATACCTGCCAGGGCATGGCGGCATCGTTCGGGATGCACCGGCTTATGTAGAACAGCTGAAACAGCACCGGCTCAACCGGGAGCGTTCAATCTTGAGCGAACTTGGAGACAAATCCCGCAGCATTCCAGAGATTGTCGCAAAACTCTACGCAGATGTGGACCCCAAGCTTCATGGCGCGGCCGGTCTCTCGGTTTTTGCCCATTTGGAGGACCTCACAGAGCGCGGCCGTACGGCAGCCGATCCCGGCTTGGCCCTTGATGCAAGTTTTCGGCTATTGGATTGA